In a single window of the Micrococcaceae bacterium Sec5.7 genome:
- a CDS encoding ATP-binding protein — protein MTTELTNTELTNTELQDSLFSLDEKADDAGTPPGFRLHRLELLNWGTFHQGIRTFRLDGSNSLLTGDIGSGKSTVVDAITTLLLPANRIEYNKAAGAQKKERTLMSYVRGFHKSTRSTGGEYSKPVALRGTGQLTVVLGVFHNAVLGKSVTLAITLWAMQEAGQPNRFYSLAETDQSIAEDFANFGQDPAKLKKKLKAAGVVVHDSFDPYAAAFKRQFGITGNQAMDLFHRTVSMKQVENITHFVRTNMLEEDDVAARIGNLIHHFDDLKKAHDAVLRAKDQIALLTPIQDGSAQHAKLSGEDELARAQRDKLHPWFTDQRLKLSLEHQTELRSTGVRLQEDSSKLATEITQLRHDLSAVQEDIRSNGGGRLAAIDAEAARLGEESRSQRARFENYTAAAADLGLQVPEDRVLFDANRARLTEVEAELGTRSDGLQDSRTELTMTRTALTGHAGDIAAELTSLQSRPNLLPRPQLELRRRLCDGTGIKETELPYAGELLRVRDGEAAWEGAAERTLHGFALSLLVPSEHYAAVSSWVDGNNLRGRLVYLKIGESYAPKAAEPGTLAAKIAIKQGTPFRDFLLDELSSRFDYFCCDNLADFRRYPKALTANGQLKGGRGRHEKDDRRDLADRRNYVLGWDNHDKISRFRAEQDEVKGQLSVVAGQLVKVNAALGALGRQNQQLGTIRGVADFAEISWQLTARRIEDLKAEKRELESASDVLRQLTAKEAEVSSRLGRLESRADDVQRRVGSNEGAAKDIAEAIEECRGILAETPLANSKEADDAGVLAAVAKLAGAVLGDKPLTYKNTGTVESAVRSGLTDTIDALSKRIARAAETTVRLMADFRNKYPNETTDIDAALESAGDFNRLLEQLVSNDLPRFEAHFKESLNQNTIHEVVAFNAFLDSRRQDIVNRIGEINLSLAGIEYNPGRHIQLEHQNTTDLDVRQFGMDLRACSEGTIGDEDQYSEQKYLQVERLIERFRGRDGYTTLDERWTAKVTDVRNWFTFSASEKWTETGEEFEHFTDSGGKSGGQKEKLAYTILAAALAFQFGLASGKNAGKNAGKNAGSGRSFRFVVIDEAFGRGSDESARYGLELFQRMKLQLLIVTPLQKIHVIEPFVSHVGFVANTNGDDSQLRNMTIQEYRDERDRRAG, from the coding sequence ATGACCACTGAGCTGACTAACACTGAGCTGACTAACACTGAGCTGCAGGACAGCCTTTTCAGCCTGGATGAAAAAGCGGACGACGCCGGTACTCCCCCGGGCTTCCGGCTGCACCGTCTGGAGCTGCTCAATTGGGGCACCTTCCACCAGGGGATCCGCACCTTCCGGCTGGACGGCTCCAACAGCCTCCTCACCGGTGACATCGGCTCCGGAAAGTCCACGGTGGTGGACGCCATCACCACCCTGCTGCTGCCTGCCAACCGGATCGAGTACAACAAGGCCGCGGGTGCGCAGAAAAAGGAACGCACCCTGATGTCCTATGTGCGGGGGTTCCACAAGAGCACCCGCAGCACCGGCGGCGAATACTCCAAGCCGGTGGCGCTGCGCGGGACGGGCCAGCTGACCGTGGTGCTGGGCGTTTTCCACAACGCCGTGCTGGGCAAGTCGGTCACCCTGGCCATCACGCTCTGGGCCATGCAGGAAGCGGGCCAGCCCAACCGCTTCTACTCGCTGGCCGAAACCGATCAGTCCATCGCGGAGGACTTCGCGAACTTCGGCCAGGACCCGGCCAAACTGAAGAAGAAACTCAAGGCCGCGGGCGTAGTTGTCCACGATTCCTTCGACCCCTACGCCGCGGCGTTCAAGAGGCAGTTCGGCATCACCGGGAACCAGGCCATGGACCTGTTCCACCGCACGGTGTCCATGAAGCAGGTGGAGAACATCACCCACTTCGTGCGCACCAACATGCTCGAGGAGGACGACGTCGCCGCCCGGATCGGCAACCTCATCCACCACTTTGATGACCTGAAAAAAGCCCACGACGCGGTGCTGCGGGCCAAGGACCAGATCGCCCTGCTGACGCCCATCCAGGACGGCTCCGCCCAGCACGCGAAACTGAGCGGCGAGGACGAGCTGGCCCGCGCGCAGCGGGACAAGCTGCATCCGTGGTTCACCGACCAGCGCCTGAAGCTGAGCCTCGAACACCAGACGGAACTGCGGAGCACGGGGGTCAGACTGCAGGAAGACAGCAGCAAACTCGCCACCGAAATCACCCAGCTCCGCCACGACTTGTCCGCTGTCCAGGAGGACATCCGCAGCAACGGCGGCGGGCGCCTGGCCGCCATCGATGCCGAAGCCGCCCGGCTCGGCGAGGAATCCCGGAGCCAGCGGGCGCGGTTCGAGAACTACACCGCCGCCGCGGCAGACCTTGGCCTGCAGGTCCCGGAGGACCGGGTGCTCTTCGACGCCAACCGGGCCCGGCTCACCGAGGTGGAGGCGGAGCTCGGCACCCGCTCGGATGGGCTGCAGGACAGCCGCACCGAGCTGACCATGACGCGCACGGCGCTGACGGGACATGCGGGCGACATCGCTGCCGAGCTGACCAGCCTGCAGTCCCGCCCCAACCTGCTGCCGCGTCCGCAACTGGAGCTCCGCCGTCGGCTGTGTGACGGGACCGGAATCAAGGAGACCGAGCTGCCGTATGCCGGCGAGCTGCTGCGGGTCCGCGACGGCGAAGCCGCGTGGGAGGGCGCCGCGGAACGCACGCTGCACGGCTTTGCACTCTCGCTGCTGGTGCCTTCCGAGCACTATGCCGCGGTGAGCAGCTGGGTGGACGGCAACAACCTCCGCGGCCGGCTGGTGTACCTGAAGATCGGCGAATCGTACGCGCCCAAGGCCGCCGAGCCGGGGACCCTGGCCGCGAAGATCGCCATCAAGCAGGGCACGCCGTTCCGCGATTTCCTGCTTGATGAACTCAGCAGCCGGTTCGACTACTTCTGCTGCGATAATCTGGCGGACTTCCGCCGCTACCCCAAGGCGCTGACCGCCAACGGCCAGCTCAAGGGCGGCAGGGGCCGGCACGAGAAGGATGACCGCCGGGACCTGGCGGACCGGCGCAACTATGTGCTCGGCTGGGACAACCACGACAAAATCAGCCGCTTCCGCGCCGAACAGGATGAGGTCAAGGGCCAGCTCAGCGTCGTCGCAGGCCAGCTCGTCAAGGTCAATGCTGCCCTGGGCGCGCTCGGCCGGCAGAACCAGCAACTGGGCACCATCCGCGGGGTGGCCGATTTCGCCGAGATCAGCTGGCAGCTCACCGCCCGCCGCATCGAGGACCTCAAGGCGGAGAAGCGCGAGCTCGAGTCCGCCAGCGATGTGCTGCGGCAGCTGACGGCCAAGGAAGCCGAGGTAAGTTCGCGGCTGGGGCGCCTCGAGTCGCGGGCCGATGACGTCCAGCGCCGCGTCGGGTCCAATGAGGGTGCCGCCAAGGACATCGCCGAGGCGATCGAGGAATGCCGCGGGATTCTCGCGGAGACTCCCCTGGCAAACTCCAAAGAGGCGGACGACGCCGGTGTGCTGGCCGCCGTCGCCAAGCTCGCCGGCGCTGTCCTCGGCGACAAGCCGCTCACCTATAAGAACACCGGCACGGTGGAAAGCGCCGTGCGGTCCGGGCTGACGGACACCATCGATGCCCTGTCCAAACGGATTGCCCGTGCGGCGGAAACCACCGTGCGGCTGATGGCCGATTTCCGGAACAAGTACCCGAACGAGACCACCGACATCGACGCCGCGCTCGAGTCCGCCGGGGACTTCAACCGGCTCCTGGAGCAGCTGGTCAGCAACGACCTGCCCCGGTTCGAGGCGCATTTCAAGGAGTCGCTGAACCAGAACACCATCCACGAGGTGGTGGCCTTCAACGCGTTCCTGGACAGCCGCCGCCAGGATATCGTGAACCGGATCGGCGAAATCAACCTGTCCCTGGCCGGGATTGAGTACAACCCCGGCCGTCATATCCAGCTGGAGCACCAGAACACCACGGACCTGGATGTGCGCCAGTTCGGGATGGATCTGCGGGCCTGTTCGGAAGGGACCATCGGCGACGAGGACCAGTACTCGGAGCAGAAGTACCTGCAGGTGGAGCGGCTGATCGAGCGCTTCCGGGGCCGGGACGGCTACACCACGCTCGACGAGCGGTGGACCGCCAAGGTCACTGATGTGCGGAACTGGTTCACGTTTTCCGCCTCGGAGAAGTGGACCGAGACCGGTGAGGAGTTCGAGCATTTCACCGACTCCGGCGGCAAGTCCGGCGGCCAGAAGGAGAAGCTCGCCTACACCATCCTCGCCGCGGCCCTGGCGTTCCAGTTCGGTCTGGCGTCCGGCAAGAATGCCGGCAAGAATGCCGGCAAAAACGCGGGCAGCGGGCGGAGTTTCCGGTTTGTGGTCATTGACGAGGCGTTCGGCCGCGGCTCGGATGAGTCCGCGCGGTATGGCCTGGAACTGTTCCAGCGGATGAAGCTGCAGCTGCTGATCGTCACCCCGCTGCAGAAGATCCATGTGATCGAGCCGTTCGTGTCGCACGTGGGATTCGTGGCCAACACCAACGGCGACGATTCCCAGCTGCGCAACATGACCATCCAGGAATACCGGGACGAGCGGGACCGGCGTGCCGGCTGA
- a CDS encoding Wadjet anti-phage system protein JetD domain-containing protein — protein sequence MPAESSAGRAQGWTTLAMLRAQSQKAWDSGALLRELLEPSGVYPRRRPLKRPTAATLRSDYTAARAWAAELFAATGHFALDTAEVGRTTIGPNLLPAAAVFGSTGDEIAFVGKSKDAARFRELVEGLSAMEPAFRAWALRRPLRLLELGGDALTAARVALWLRDNPEPGVYVRQLSLPGVHTKFIEHHRKVIDELAAEQRADPRLPVDAAEDAVLPEVAAEPGALLGQAPARTPAARFAARHGFLHPPELVRFRALDPGMPLLGEARDLTVTAEAFSTLNLPFQRVIVTENLVNFLALTEVPGGLAIYGGGYGFSSLQDAGWLRDCEVWYWGDLDTHGFRILDQLRAVHPHVVSVLMDQATLLAHRDIWGSEPAPSRAALGRLTAEESALYDALGSNQFGQSVRLEQELVRWDWASERLLGGGKTRGQAQAR from the coding sequence GTGCCGGCTGAGTCGTCGGCCGGCAGGGCACAGGGCTGGACCACGCTGGCGATGCTCCGCGCCCAGTCGCAGAAGGCCTGGGACAGCGGAGCGCTGCTGCGCGAACTGCTGGAACCCTCGGGTGTGTATCCGCGCCGCCGTCCGCTGAAACGCCCGACGGCGGCCACCCTCCGGAGCGACTACACGGCGGCACGAGCGTGGGCGGCGGAGTTGTTTGCGGCCACTGGTCACTTCGCACTGGACACCGCGGAGGTGGGCCGCACAACCATCGGACCCAACCTGTTGCCTGCCGCGGCAGTGTTTGGCTCCACGGGTGATGAGATTGCGTTTGTGGGCAAGTCGAAGGACGCGGCCCGGTTCCGTGAGCTCGTCGAGGGGTTGTCGGCCATGGAGCCTGCCTTCCGCGCGTGGGCACTGAGGCGGCCATTGCGGCTGCTGGAACTGGGCGGTGACGCTCTGACCGCGGCCCGGGTTGCGCTGTGGCTGCGGGACAACCCGGAACCGGGCGTCTACGTGCGGCAGCTCAGCCTGCCCGGAGTACATACCAAGTTCATCGAGCACCACCGGAAAGTGATTGATGAACTGGCTGCGGAGCAGCGCGCAGACCCGCGGCTCCCAGTGGACGCTGCGGAAGATGCCGTCCTTCCGGAAGTGGCCGCAGAGCCAGGGGCGTTGCTGGGCCAGGCACCGGCCCGGACGCCGGCGGCACGCTTCGCCGCGCGGCACGGTTTCCTGCACCCGCCCGAGCTCGTCAGGTTCCGGGCCCTGGACCCCGGAATGCCGCTGCTGGGCGAGGCCAGGGATCTGACCGTCACGGCCGAGGCGTTCAGCACCCTGAACCTGCCGTTCCAACGAGTGATCGTCACCGAAAACCTGGTCAACTTCCTGGCCCTAACGGAAGTGCCCGGCGGGCTGGCCATTTACGGCGGCGGATACGGGTTCTCATCACTGCAGGACGCCGGCTGGCTCCGCGACTGCGAGGTCTGGTACTGGGGCGATCTGGATACCCACGGCTTCCGGATCCTCGACCAGCTCCGGGCGGTCCATCCCCACGTGGTCAGCGTGCTGATGGACCAGGCCACCCTATTGGCACATCGTGATATCTGGGGCAGCGAGCCAGCTCCTTCCCGGGCCGCGCTCGGCAGGCTCACCGCCGAGGAGTCTGCGCTCTATGACGCGTTGGGCAGTAATCAGTTCGGGCAGTCAGTCCGGCTGGAACAGGAGCTGGTCCGCTGGGACTGGGCTTCGGAGCGGCTTCTCGGCGGGGGAAAGACCAGAGGTCAAGCGCAAGCGCGATGA
- a CDS encoding acyltransferase, translating into MRNQSGQTRVTQLDGLRGIAALVVVACHVVSTLPGIGGVFSNRSVGLSTAGMWAVFSPLHVLWNGTPAVHVFFVLSGFVLVLPFTRPGAVPGWARYYAKRFFRLYIPAWASLAVAVALIAILPRSASPLQSPWADIYVIHPSMGQVFKDALLLLNASTINTPLWSLKWEVAFSLLLPAYVLMALRWRRFWHVKICIALLLAVAGAVQDLEWLSYLPIFAIGAILGAERERIRELTRSWPRFVWFFVAAAGLFLANAEWISPEQPIPGVEAVVTVGATLIVLLFVSCSSAKRLGDTAAAQWLGRVSFSLYLVHLPIILAGVTLLRSVSLPLALAVSVAASFAAAELFYRYVEQPAHRLSMAAGRAVGRRIRRDARTDSPDGPTVRPMAEATSGHRR; encoded by the coding sequence ATGCGGAATCAGTCTGGCCAAACACGAGTCACGCAGCTGGATGGCCTCAGGGGGATTGCCGCCCTGGTGGTTGTTGCCTGCCATGTAGTGTCCACGCTCCCGGGAATCGGGGGTGTATTCAGCAACCGATCTGTGGGACTCAGCACCGCGGGCATGTGGGCTGTTTTCTCTCCCCTGCACGTCCTCTGGAACGGGACCCCGGCGGTCCACGTCTTTTTTGTGCTCTCCGGCTTCGTCCTGGTCCTGCCGTTCACCAGGCCGGGCGCGGTCCCGGGCTGGGCACGGTACTACGCCAAGCGTTTCTTCCGCCTTTACATACCGGCGTGGGCATCCTTGGCGGTGGCCGTTGCGTTGATTGCGATCCTTCCCCGGTCGGCATCCCCGTTGCAGAGCCCCTGGGCGGACATATATGTAATCCACCCAAGCATGGGCCAGGTCTTCAAGGACGCACTGCTCCTGCTGAACGCGAGCACCATCAACACCCCGCTGTGGTCGCTAAAATGGGAAGTCGCGTTCTCCCTCCTGCTCCCGGCCTACGTCCTCATGGCCCTCCGCTGGAGACGCTTCTGGCACGTGAAGATCTGCATTGCACTGCTGCTGGCCGTGGCTGGAGCCGTACAAGACCTGGAGTGGCTGTCCTATCTCCCGATCTTCGCCATCGGGGCCATTCTCGGCGCAGAGCGTGAGCGGATCCGTGAACTGACCCGATCCTGGCCGCGCTTCGTCTGGTTCTTCGTGGCCGCCGCTGGCCTCTTCCTGGCGAACGCCGAATGGATCAGCCCCGAGCAACCGATCCCCGGCGTCGAGGCCGTTGTTACAGTGGGCGCGACGCTGATCGTCCTGCTGTTCGTGTCCTGCAGCTCGGCCAAGAGGCTGGGAGACACGGCCGCCGCTCAATGGCTGGGACGCGTGTCCTTCAGCCTCTACCTGGTGCACCTTCCGATCATTCTTGCCGGCGTCACATTGCTTCGATCAGTCTCGCTTCCCCTGGCTCTCGCGGTCTCCGTCGCCGCCTCGTTCGCGGCGGCCGAGCTGTTCTACCGCTACGTGGAACAACCCGCCCACCGGCTCTCGATGGCCGCAGGACGTGCTGTGGGGCGCCGGATCCGCCGCGATGCCCGCACGGACAGCCCGGATGGCCCAACCGTCCGCCCCATGGCGGAGGCGACGTCGGGCCACCGCCGGTAA
- a CDS encoding TfoX/Sxy family protein — translation MEMPKASDADKDHFRSVMPDRPEVVIKPMFGNLGAFVNGNMFAGLFGPTIGVKLAEADREMLESAERTIPFGPAERPMGGYTGLPEIWNAEGDGDEARARAWVAKAFEHVAGLPPKAAKVPKAKAAK, via the coding sequence ATGGAAATGCCGAAAGCGTCCGACGCCGACAAGGATCACTTCCGCTCAGTGATGCCGGACCGTCCCGAGGTGGTCATCAAGCCGATGTTCGGGAACCTCGGGGCGTTCGTGAACGGCAACATGTTCGCCGGTCTTTTCGGCCCCACCATCGGTGTGAAGCTGGCCGAGGCGGACAGGGAGATGCTCGAAAGTGCCGAGCGGACCATTCCATTCGGGCCGGCCGAGCGACCCATGGGCGGCTATACCGGATTGCCGGAGATCTGGAATGCCGAAGGCGACGGCGATGAGGCGCGGGCCAGGGCGTGGGTGGCGAAGGCGTTTGAGCATGTGGCCGGGCTGCCGCCGAAGGCCGCCAAGGTTCCGAAGGCGAAGGCCGCGAAGTAG
- a CDS encoding NAD(P)/FAD-dependent oxidoreductase — MPSPAEYPDNEVDTLVIGAGQAGLATSYWLTRHGVEHQLLERRPPLGGAWQDRWDSFYLNTPNFSLMLPELTYDGPEPDAFLPRGEVIGLFRDYATRIAAQVRLGTEVTRVSAANGGFAVDTKQGRWQARNVVLANGAFQLPRIPPAAAAMPGHIRQLHSHDYRNPQQLPDGAVLVVGTGQSGGQITRTCSTPAGRSTFPFRPAPRPHDGTADRTSTGSCSSTSAAPSTASTASRRISSPPQRRASCATR, encoded by the coding sequence ATGCCCTCCCCCGCCGAATACCCAGACAACGAGGTCGACACTCTGGTAATCGGCGCGGGGCAGGCCGGCCTGGCCACGAGCTATTGGCTGACCCGGCACGGCGTGGAGCACCAACTACTGGAACGGCGTCCACCACTCGGCGGAGCCTGGCAGGACCGCTGGGATTCGTTTTACCTCAACACCCCGAACTTCTCCCTCATGCTGCCGGAACTGACCTACGACGGCCCCGAGCCGGACGCCTTCCTCCCTCGGGGCGAGGTGATCGGACTCTTCCGTGACTACGCCACGAGGATCGCAGCACAGGTGCGGCTCGGCACAGAGGTGACCCGGGTGAGCGCGGCAAACGGCGGCTTCGCCGTGGACACCAAACAGGGCCGCTGGCAGGCACGGAACGTGGTCCTCGCGAACGGCGCCTTTCAGCTCCCGCGGATCCCACCGGCAGCCGCCGCCATGCCAGGGCACATCCGCCAGCTGCACAGCCATGACTACCGCAACCCGCAACAGCTCCCGGATGGCGCCGTGCTGGTGGTGGGCACCGGGCAGTCCGGCGGGCAGATCACTAGGACCTGCTCGACGCCGGCCGGGAGGTCCACCTTTCCGTTTCGGCCTGCCCCGAGGCCCCACGACGGTACCGCGGACAGGACATCTACTGGCTCCTGCAGCTCCACCTCCGCGGCCCCGAGTACGGCATCAACGGCCTCCAGACGGATCAGCTCCCCTCCCCAGCGGCGCGCTTCATGTGCGACCCGCTGA
- a CDS encoding alpha/beta hydrolase, giving the protein MERSRAILLPGSVLPAGPAYDALLAALGPGVDAVAKDLELYAGDSPTAGWSLDTEVAGALREADARGWDTFHLVGYSGGGAAALAFTARHPERLLSLALLEPAWAGNWDWSPAHARLWKQYEELEELPPEQFMPAFMRLGVKPDVVLPPRGDPPPWMAKRPAGIRAFLQSFRTFDLDRRRLEEFRRPVFFALGALSNPDDYGEVAQRLSSVFPDFRLEVFAERHHFDPPHRIEPARLAAMLLDHWARAERIAAEGR; this is encoded by the coding sequence ATGGAACGGTCACGAGCCATCCTGCTTCCCGGCAGCGTGCTTCCCGCCGGCCCGGCCTACGATGCCCTGCTTGCGGCGCTCGGGCCGGGAGTGGACGCCGTCGCCAAGGACCTGGAACTCTATGCGGGAGACAGTCCGACGGCGGGCTGGAGCCTGGACACAGAGGTTGCCGGGGCGCTCCGTGAGGCCGATGCCCGCGGCTGGGACACGTTCCACCTTGTGGGCTATTCCGGTGGCGGAGCGGCCGCGCTGGCGTTCACCGCCCGGCACCCGGAACGGCTCCTCAGCCTGGCGTTGCTCGAGCCGGCCTGGGCCGGAAACTGGGACTGGAGCCCCGCCCATGCCCGGCTCTGGAAGCAGTACGAGGAGCTGGAGGAGCTCCCGCCTGAGCAATTCATGCCCGCATTCATGAGACTGGGGGTCAAGCCCGACGTCGTCCTTCCGCCGCGGGGCGACCCACCGCCATGGATGGCCAAGCGGCCGGCAGGGATCCGGGCCTTCCTGCAGTCGTTCAGGACGTTTGACCTGGACCGACGGAGGCTCGAAGAGTTCCGCCGGCCGGTGTTCTTCGCCCTCGGCGCGCTCAGCAACCCTGACGATTACGGCGAGGTGGCACAGCGGCTGTCCAGCGTCTTCCCGGACTTCCGGCTTGAGGTCTTCGCGGAACGCCACCACTTCGACCCGCCACACCGGATCGAGCCCGCACGCCTGGCCGCGATGCTCCTGGACCACTGGGCGCGGGCCGAAAGAATCGCGGCCGAGGGCCGGTAA
- a CDS encoding alpha/beta fold hydrolase, whose translation MSLLTRTLSIAAAAVLAGSLTVAPAQAGTLDVSPPGANDWSCKPSAEHPYPVILVPGTFESMAKNWSTLSPYLKSSGYCVFALNYGETNGVYATAPVTESAKELAPFVDAVRAATSAKKVDLVGHSQGGMMPRYYMGFLGGAKYVHKLVGIAPSNHGTKGVIVPPPGFVPPPDYTALDCASCADQQAGSAFMQKLNSIGDTVAGPSYTVISTVYDEVVIPYNSQFLNGPARQVTNITIQDKCPADPIEHDQTPNDPVVHQIVAHALGQASGPADPAYQPSCI comes from the coding sequence ATGTCACTGCTCACCAGAACCCTGTCCATCGCCGCCGCCGCGGTCCTCGCCGGCTCCCTTACCGTGGCTCCAGCCCAGGCGGGCACCCTTGACGTTTCCCCGCCCGGCGCCAACGACTGGTCCTGCAAGCCCTCCGCCGAGCACCCCTATCCCGTCATCCTGGTGCCTGGAACCTTCGAAAGCATGGCGAAGAACTGGTCCACTCTGTCGCCCTACCTGAAAAGCTCCGGGTACTGCGTGTTCGCCCTCAACTACGGCGAGACGAACGGTGTGTACGCCACCGCGCCGGTGACCGAATCGGCGAAGGAACTTGCCCCGTTCGTGGACGCCGTACGGGCTGCCACCAGCGCCAAGAAAGTGGATCTGGTGGGCCACAGCCAGGGCGGCATGATGCCCCGCTACTACATGGGCTTTCTGGGCGGAGCCAAGTATGTCCATAAGCTGGTTGGCATCGCACCTTCCAACCACGGCACGAAAGGTGTGATCGTCCCGCCGCCGGGATTCGTCCCGCCTCCGGACTACACCGCCCTGGACTGTGCTTCCTGCGCCGACCAGCAGGCAGGATCGGCATTCATGCAGAAGCTTAACTCCATCGGCGACACCGTTGCGGGACCTTCCTACACCGTCATTTCCACGGTCTACGACGAAGTGGTCATTCCCTACAACAGCCAGTTCCTTAACGGCCCGGCACGGCAGGTCACCAACATCACCATCCAGGACAAGTGCCCGGCCGATCCCATCGAACATGATCAGACGCCGAACGACCCCGTGGTGCACCAGATCGTGGCCCACGCACTGGGACAGGCCTCCGGCCCCGCCGATCCGGCCTACCAGCCCAGCTGCATTTAG
- a CDS encoding DUF2220 domain-containing protein, which translates to MLPNVPPRPALPAVIVTENLVNFLSLPQRPRTLAIFGGGYGFLALRDAAWLRECEVLYWGDLDTHGFRILDQLRAVHPHVNSVLMDEATLLAHRDAWGSEPSPSQAMLTRLTDEEAAVYTSLGNDGYGPAVHLEQELIRWDWALERLLP; encoded by the coding sequence ATGCTGCCAAATGTTCCACCACGGCCGGCTCTTCCGGCGGTGATCGTCACCGAAAACCTCGTCAATTTCCTGTCCCTGCCGCAGCGGCCCCGCACACTGGCCATCTTCGGTGGCGGTTACGGCTTTCTGGCGCTGCGGGATGCGGCCTGGCTGCGGGAGTGCGAAGTCCTCTATTGGGGCGATCTGGATACCCATGGCTTCCGGATCCTCGATCAGCTCCGCGCGGTGCACCCACACGTGAACAGCGTGCTGATGGACGAGGCGACCCTTCTGGCGCACCGCGACGCGTGGGGCAGCGAACCGTCCCCGTCGCAGGCAATGTTGACGAGGCTGACGGACGAGGAAGCCGCCGTCTACACGTCTCTGGGCAACGACGGCTATGGACCGGCCGTCCACCTCGAGCAGGAGCTGATCCGTTGGGACTGGGCGCTGGAGCGGCTCCTGCCCTAA
- a CDS encoding DUF4383 domain-containing protein: protein MTTMNNTSTAGRTNVQKATLAVGAVFLLVGVLGFVPGMTSNYAQLQFAGHDSGAMLLGLFQVSVLHNIVHLLFGVAGIALARTAAGSRSYLLYGGIIYLVLWIYGLVVDKESAGNFVPLNGYDNWLHLLLGVAMIALALILTSSRVKHIRSHAQGTR from the coding sequence ATGACCACAATGAACAACACCAGCACCGCGGGCCGCACCAACGTCCAGAAGGCAACGCTCGCCGTCGGCGCGGTGTTCCTCCTCGTCGGAGTTCTCGGCTTCGTCCCCGGCATGACCAGCAACTACGCTCAGCTGCAATTCGCCGGACACGACTCCGGGGCGATGCTGCTGGGCCTGTTCCAGGTTTCGGTGCTGCACAACATCGTCCACCTGCTCTTCGGCGTCGCCGGCATTGCCCTGGCCAGGACCGCGGCAGGCTCCCGCTCCTACCTGCTCTACGGCGGGATCATCTACCTTGTTCTCTGGATCTACGGACTGGTTGTTGACAAGGAATCGGCCGGAAACTTCGTCCCGCTGAACGGCTACGACAACTGGCTCCACCTGCTGCTGGGCGTCGCCATGATCGCACTTGCACTTATCCTAACCAGTAGTCGCGTCAAGCACATCAGGTCGCACGCGCAGGGCACGCGCTGA
- a CDS encoding type II toxin-antitoxin system prevent-host-death family antitoxin translates to MTTIPHRELRNQSSKILERVKNGETIDVTNNGEIAATLIPPSVSPFERLLLSGNVRLAAKDAVDFQSLPRVNSSAGTLEIIADLRGDR, encoded by the coding sequence ATGACTACGATCCCACACCGCGAGCTCCGGAACCAGAGCAGCAAAATCCTGGAACGCGTAAAGAACGGTGAAACCATCGACGTCACCAACAACGGCGAGATCGCCGCGACGCTGATACCGCCGTCGGTGTCTCCGTTCGAACGCTTGCTGCTGTCCGGAAATGTTCGGCTGGCGGCCAAGGATGCCGTCGATTTCCAATCGTTGCCGCGCGTTAATAGCAGCGCCGGGACCCTGGAGATAATCGCAGATCTGCGCGGCGACCGTTGA
- a CDS encoding type II toxin-antitoxin system VapC family toxin gives MIVYLDTSAALKLVVEETESAALAGYLTRSAAEGNHLVASMLLYTELHCAARRRGLPADVINAVLGGINLVDLARSDLMYAAALPGGLRSADAIHLATAIRLQADVLVAYDQELVAAAVEAGITALAPGVQG, from the coding sequence TTGATCGTCTACCTCGACACGTCCGCGGCCCTCAAATTGGTGGTCGAGGAGACTGAATCGGCCGCCCTTGCGGGGTATCTCACGAGGAGTGCAGCAGAGGGCAACCACCTGGTCGCCTCCATGCTTCTGTACACGGAACTTCACTGCGCCGCCCGCCGTCGCGGCCTTCCTGCCGACGTGATCAATGCAGTGCTGGGTGGAATCAACCTGGTGGATCTGGCTCGCTCGGACCTCATGTACGCGGCCGCACTGCCCGGCGGGCTCCGGAGCGCTGACGCCATCCACCTGGCCACCGCAATCCGGCTGCAGGCGGACGTGCTGGTGGCGTATGACCAGGAGTTGGTTGCCGCGGCGGTCGAGGCGGGGATCACCGCGCTGGCACCGGGCGTGCAGGGCTGA